A part of Vespa crabro chromosome 20, iyVesCrab1.2, whole genome shotgun sequence genomic DNA contains:
- the LOC124431204 gene encoding uncharacterized protein LOC124431204, with protein sequence MLNCKLNYGEHIIRAADKAAIVVATLGTLMAYVNDPRPCTRLINICAADAVMLYGVEIWAKALRKEKYRKRIAAVQRWGAHRIASSYCTVSESAVVVVAGVIPIDLLAWERLFVHQQRSVLGKEEASRLSRSTSIEIW encoded by the coding sequence ATGCTCAATTGCAAACTGAATTACGGAGAGCATATAATAAGGGCGGCTGACAAGGCGGCAATAGTTGTAGCCACGCTGGGCACACTCATGGCCTATGTCAACGACCCCCGGCCATGCACTAggctaataaatatttgtgcCGCCGACGCAGTCATGCTGTACGGCGTAGAAATATGGGCCAAGGCGCTGCGAAAggagaaatatcgcaagcgcatagccgCGGTACAGAGGTGGGGCGCTCACCGAATCGCGTCGTCCTACTGCACGGTCTCTGAATCCGCTGTGGTAGTGGTCGCGGGAGTAATTCCGATAGATCTTCTAGCCTGGGAGAGACTATTCGTCCACCAGCAGAGGTCCGTTTTGGGTAAGGAGGAGGCATCAAGGCTCTCCAGGTCTACCAGCATCGAGATCTGGTAA